A region of Moorena producens PAL-8-15-08-1 DNA encodes the following proteins:
- a CDS encoding PilZ domain-containing protein, with protein sequence MINASSMGEKRRSPRQQTSISYRLAGLFSARQPVVNISRGGCSICSEKPIPVGQVIKIQFFLPQNHTVTATVKVMWCKGSKGNSLGNYRSGLQFVTVSPENIDCLLGLPATPISTPQLQLNKLLRNHPAKTSNTCYT encoded by the coding sequence ATGATTAATGCCAGCAGCATGGGAGAAAAAAGAAGATCACCTCGCCAACAAACCTCTATTTCTTATCGATTGGCTGGTCTCTTCTCAGCTCGTCAGCCAGTCGTTAATATTAGTAGAGGAGGTTGCAGCATTTGCAGTGAAAAACCTATCCCAGTCGGTCAAGTTATAAAAATACAGTTTTTCTTGCCACAAAATCACACAGTTACTGCTACAGTTAAAGTCATGTGGTGCAAAGGATCTAAAGGAAATTCTCTAGGAAACTATAGATCTGGTTTACAGTTTGTAACCGTCTCACCAGAAAATATAGATTGTCTGTTGGGTCTGCCAGCAACACCTATTTCAACGCCTCAACTTCAGCTGAATAAGTTACTAAGAAATCATCCAGCTAAGACTTCTAACACCTGCTATACCTAA
- a CDS encoding glycoside hydrolase family 3 protein: protein MNSLPKSLPDLNNLSLAEQVAQMVVVRASGYLFDHQIQYPIWEPPAEQLQRWLQELGIGGVILLGGSAVELALRSKQLQEWAKIPLLIAADIEEGVGQRFAGATWFPPPMALGAIAQNDPEPALQYVRTMAEITATEALAIGINWILAPVVDVNNNSQNPVINVRSFGDNPQIVSQLASAFIQGTRPYPVLTTAKHFPGHGDTATDSHLDLPVLPHSPPRLATVELPPFTNAIAAGVDAIMTAHLLITAWDDQHPATLSSAILTQLLRTDLGFEGLIVTDALVMGAIANRYGADEATVMAVEAGADILLMPVNPETAIQAVCQAVEQGRISRERIQASVERISRAKRKVGYHSQREALDEHSAAQQIPSLQNPPSQPFLESSLDDDPAQQPITFQPNPNWLSELAQPTTLTTVVDILQASQITRGFLALASIRSSSNQPLRNLILVDDLLACDFLGQHTPAVALPRRLGYKLQLVDSHTTLPSEVVDNPVGAKTTLLQLFIRGNPFRGSAGLTAVARAWLKMLLKTGNLQALVIYGSPYVLEQFLPELPPETPYVFSYGQMPAAQAIALEALLPESSTIDTFVRFI, encoded by the coding sequence TTGAATTCTCTCCCAAAGTCACTGCCTGATCTAAATAACCTTTCCCTAGCAGAACAGGTGGCGCAAATGGTAGTGGTTCGAGCATCCGGCTACCTATTTGATCACCAAATTCAGTATCCAATTTGGGAACCCCCAGCCGAGCAATTGCAGCGTTGGTTGCAAGAGTTGGGTATTGGGGGTGTTATTTTACTAGGCGGGAGTGCTGTGGAACTCGCCCTCAGGTCGAAACAACTCCAAGAGTGGGCAAAAATTCCCTTACTGATCGCTGCTGATATTGAAGAAGGTGTGGGCCAAAGGTTTGCCGGTGCCACCTGGTTTCCCCCACCGATGGCACTGGGAGCCATTGCCCAAAACGATCCTGAGCCAGCTTTGCAGTATGTCCGTACCATGGCAGAAATCACCGCTACTGAAGCGTTGGCAATTGGGATTAACTGGATCCTGGCACCAGTGGTTGATGTCAACAACAATTCCCAAAATCCTGTTATCAATGTCCGGTCGTTTGGTGATAACCCTCAAATCGTTAGCCAATTGGCTTCTGCCTTTATCCAAGGAACCCGACCCTATCCAGTCTTAACCACTGCCAAGCATTTTCCCGGTCATGGCGATACCGCTACAGATTCCCATCTGGATTTACCAGTCTTGCCCCACTCACCCCCCCGACTAGCTACGGTTGAATTGCCTCCCTTTACCAATGCGATCGCTGCTGGGGTAGATGCCATCATGACCGCTCACCTCCTAATTACAGCTTGGGATGACCAACACCCCGCCACCCTCTCATCAGCGATTTTGACTCAACTGTTGCGCACAGACTTGGGATTTGAAGGACTGATTGTGACCGATGCTCTAGTGATGGGGGCAATTGCTAATCGCTATGGTGCCGATGAAGCGACAGTCATGGCTGTAGAAGCCGGTGCTGATATTCTCTTGATGCCTGTTAATCCCGAAACAGCAATTCAGGCAGTGTGTCAAGCAGTCGAACAGGGACGCATCTCACGGGAGCGGATTCAGGCATCAGTAGAGCGCATCAGTCGTGCAAAACGTAAAGTGGGCTATCACTCTCAAAGAGAGGCTTTAGACGAACACTCCGCTGCACAACAAATACCATCTCTACAAAACCCGCCCTCACAACCTTTCCTGGAGTCGAGCTTAGACGATGATCCAGCTCAACAACCGATAACATTTCAACCCAACCCCAATTGGCTCTCGGAACTAGCTCAACCAACTACCCTAACGACTGTAGTCGATATTCTCCAGGCTTCCCAGATAACTAGAGGTTTTCTAGCTTTAGCATCAATACGCAGCAGCAGTAATCAACCGTTACGTAATCTAATTTTGGTCGATGATCTCTTAGCTTGTGACTTTTTGGGGCAGCACACACCAGCAGTCGCTTTACCAAGAAGGCTGGGTTACAAACTCCAACTGGTTGATAGTCATACGACCCTACCTTCGGAAGTAGTTGATAATCCTGTTGGTGCTAAAACTACTCTGCTACAGCTATTTATCCGAGGTAACCCGTTTCGGGGTAGTGCTGGATTGACAGCAGTAGCTAGGGCATGGCTTAAGATGTTGTTGAAAACTGGGAATTTACAAGCTCTGGTGATTTACGGTAGTCCTTATGTGTTAGAGCAGTTCCTTCCAGAGTTGCCACCGGAAACACCATATGTATTTTCTTACGGGCAGATGCCAGCAGCTCAAGCGATCGCTCTTGAAGCATTGTTACCCGAAAGCTCAACAATAGATACTTTTGTGAGATTTATTTAA
- the rimI gene encoding ribosomal protein S18-alanine N-acetyltransferase: MTVLKLKPLKAEHLSAAVALDQLCFGGLWTRSGYERELDSPNSQLLVLEAPPKGGKKETLLEGTGVPITSLPNCLVGLGCFWSILEEAHIIILAVHPDYQRQGLGQLLLYSLLQDAKQRNLEWATLEVKPSNQAALALYQKFGFTEAGRRRKYYKDTGEDALILWRGGLKTPEFEKTMADCYQEIKQRLAAIDLEIG, from the coding sequence GTGACTGTCTTAAAACTTAAACCCCTCAAAGCAGAGCACCTAAGTGCCGCAGTGGCACTAGATCAGCTGTGTTTTGGTGGACTTTGGACTCGGTCGGGTTACGAGCGAGAGTTGGATAGCCCCAACAGTCAGTTGTTGGTTTTGGAAGCTCCTCCAAAAGGGGGCAAAAAAGAAACTTTGCTTGAAGGCACAGGTGTTCCCATCACCTCATTACCCAATTGCCTGGTAGGCTTAGGTTGTTTTTGGTCAATTTTGGAGGAAGCCCATATTATCATTCTGGCAGTGCATCCTGACTACCAACGTCAAGGTTTGGGTCAATTACTGCTTTATTCCTTGCTACAGGATGCTAAACAGCGTAATTTAGAGTGGGCAACCTTAGAGGTGAAACCATCTAATCAAGCAGCACTGGCTCTTTACCAAAAGTTCGGCTTCACTGAAGCAGGACGACGTAGAAAGTATTACAAAGACACTGGGGAGGATGCTCTGATTCTATGGCGGGGGGGTCTGAAAACCCCTGAATTTGAGAAAACAATGGCCGATTGTTACCAGGAAATTAAACAGCGCTTGGCAGCTATTGACCTGGAAATTGGTTAA
- a CDS encoding HetP family heterocyst commitment protein, translated as MSTEQLNQVIEAIISGKYSWACVLILRFSGYNPLQYMPYRTYNRLIKQNYNLGNRNKTSSSQPSKILNRC; from the coding sequence ATGAGTACTGAACAATTAAATCAAGTTATAGAAGCAATAATTTCTGGCAAGTATTCCTGGGCTTGTGTATTGATATTACGGTTTTCTGGCTACAATCCTTTGCAATATATGCCCTATCGCACTTACAATCGGTTAATCAAACAAAACTATAACTTAGGTAATCGGAATAAAACCTCATCCTCTCAACCATCCAAAATACTCAACAGGTGTTAA
- the lysA gene encoding diaminopimelate decarboxylase, translated as MLSTQPTQVKNSGLQYLDSSITPDQNNGGSNPSPNQKLLPLTAKVNSRDCLEIGGCDVTTLVEQFGSPLYIVDEVTFRTACHQYREAFANYYPGESLVLYASKAWNCLAICAIANSESLGIDVVSGGELYTALQAGVSADKLYFHGNNKSTSELELATESGCTIVVDNWLELKTLASLPQESIRIMIRLTPGIECHTHDYIRTGHLDSKFGFDPDTWDEVFTFISQHPTLNFVGLHAHIGSQIFERQPHQDLAKVLVECIVKAADYDLPVEQINVGGGLGICYLESDDPPTIDDWVKGICESVVAACTSRQLVLPKLLSEPGRSIVGPACVTAYTLGSSKVIPEIRTYLTVDGGMSDNPRPITYQSVYRSVVANRMSDPLTEKITIAGKHCESGDILIKDATLPQTQPGDILVVMATGAYNYSMASNYNRLPRPAAVLVKDGEAQVIVQRETYQDLIRLDRIPERLTQSRN; from the coding sequence ATGCTATCGACTCAACCCACTCAGGTTAAGAATTCAGGGCTTCAGTATCTCGATTCATCTATCACTCCAGACCAAAACAATGGTGGGTCAAACCCCTCACCGAATCAGAAACTGCTACCTCTAACCGCCAAAGTTAACAGCCGTGACTGCTTGGAAATTGGTGGTTGCGATGTGACGACTCTAGTCGAGCAATTTGGATCCCCCCTTTACATTGTGGACGAAGTAACCTTTAGAACTGCTTGTCATCAGTATCGGGAAGCCTTTGCTAACTACTACCCCGGAGAATCTCTAGTCCTCTACGCTTCTAAAGCCTGGAATTGTTTAGCAATTTGTGCGATCGCAAACTCTGAAAGCCTCGGAATCGATGTGGTTTCTGGTGGTGAGCTCTACACTGCTCTACAAGCTGGTGTTAGTGCTGACAAACTCTATTTCCATGGCAATAATAAATCTACTAGTGAACTGGAACTAGCTACCGAGAGTGGCTGCACCATCGTAGTGGATAACTGGCTGGAGTTAAAAACCCTGGCTTCGTTACCACAAGAGAGTATCCGGATCATGATTCGCTTGACCCCAGGGATCGAGTGTCACACCCACGATTACATTCGCACGGGTCACCTAGACAGTAAGTTTGGCTTTGATCCCGATACCTGGGATGAAGTTTTTACCTTTATCAGCCAACACCCAACCCTCAACTTTGTTGGTTTACACGCCCACATTGGCTCTCAGATTTTTGAGAGGCAACCCCATCAAGATCTGGCGAAAGTGCTAGTGGAGTGTATTGTTAAAGCGGCTGACTACGATTTGCCAGTAGAACAGATCAATGTAGGAGGAGGCTTAGGGATTTGTTATCTAGAATCCGATGACCCTCCTACGATTGATGATTGGGTCAAGGGAATCTGTGAATCTGTTGTTGCTGCTTGCACCTCTCGGCAACTCGTCCTACCGAAACTGCTATCGGAACCCGGACGTTCCATTGTTGGTCCAGCCTGTGTAACCGCCTACACTTTGGGCAGTTCTAAAGTCATCCCCGAAATCCGGACTTACTTGACAGTTGATGGAGGTATGTCAGATAATCCCCGTCCCATTACCTACCAATCCGTTTATCGCTCTGTGGTTGCCAACCGGATGTCAGATCCCCTAACCGAAAAAATCACAATTGCTGGTAAACATTGTGAATCAGGGGACATTTTGATTAAAGATGCTACCTTACCTCAAACTCAACCAGGAGATATTTTAGTCGTAATGGCTACTGGTGCCTACAATTACAGTATGGCATCTAATTACAATCGGTTACCCAGACCAGCAGCAGTTTTAGTCAAGGACGGAGAAGCCCAGGTGATTGTGCAGCGGGAAACTTACCAAGATTTAATTCGCCTAGATCGAATCCCAGAACGACTCACCCAGAGCAGAAATTAG
- a CDS encoding DUF4327 family protein, with the protein MSVNTVPSTPSIRYSIDVIQDEARRLVDKGFVSRQQPIYVLCQYIPAREWLCVECELEQCEFLLRDRIADLIGSQQWEND; encoded by the coding sequence ATGAGTGTTAACACAGTGCCATCTACCCCTTCTATCCGTTACTCAATCGATGTGATCCAAGACGAAGCACGTCGCTTGGTGGATAAAGGATTTGTCAGTCGTCAACAGCCCATTTACGTTCTTTGCCAATATATTCCAGCTCGAGAATGGCTGTGTGTGGAGTGTGAGCTAGAGCAGTGCGAATTCCTGCTCAGAGACCGTATTGCTGACCTGATCGGTTCTCAACAATGGGAAAATGATTAA
- a CDS encoding ATP-dependent Clp protease ATP-binding subunit, whose protein sequence is MFERFTEKAIKVIMLAQEEARRLGHNFVGTEQILLGLIGEGTGVAAKVLKSMGVNLKDARIEVEKIIGRGSGFVAVEIPFTPRAKRVLELSLEEARQLGHNYIGTEHLLLGLIREGEGVAARVLENLGVDLSKVRTQVIRMLGETAEVTAGASQGRTKTPTLDEFGSNLTQMASEGKLDPVVGREKEIERVIQILGRRTKNNPVLIGEPGVGKTAIAEGLAQRIANNDVPDILEEKRVVTLDIGLLVAGTKYRGEFEERLKKIMDEIRQASNVILVIDEVHTLIGAGAAEGAIDAANILKPALARGELQCIGATTLDEYRKHIERDAALERRFQPVMVGEPSVEETIEILYGLRERYEQHHKLKISDEALEAAANLSDRYISDRYLPDKAIDLIDEAGSRVRLINSQLPPAAKELDKELRQVLKEKDDAVRSQDFDRAGELRDREMEIKAEIRSIAQSKKNESRGTDESPVVDEEDIAHIVASWTGVPVQKLTESESEKLLHMEDTLHQRLIGQEDAVKAVSRAIRRARVGLKNPNRPIASFVFSGPTGVGKTELAKSLAAYFFGSEEAMVRLDMSEYMERHTVSKLVGSPPGYVGYNEGGQLTEAVRRRPYTVVLFDEIEKAHPDVFNMLLQILEDGRLTDSKGRTVDFKNTLLIMTSNIGSKVIEKGGGQLGFEFSDNQAESQYNRIRNLVNEELKQYFRPEFLNRLDEIIVFRQLTKEEVKDIAKILLKEVFGRLYEQGITLEVSEKFKDRLIEEGYNPSYGARPLRRAIMRLLEDVLAEEILSSRIKEGDIAYVDVNEEGKVQVSRKENRELLPQGVE, encoded by the coding sequence ATGTTTGAACGCTTTACAGAAAAAGCCATTAAGGTGATCATGCTGGCTCAGGAAGAAGCACGTCGCCTAGGTCATAATTTCGTAGGCACAGAGCAAATCCTCCTGGGTTTGATTGGAGAAGGAACTGGCGTAGCTGCCAAGGTCCTCAAATCTATGGGCGTAAATCTCAAAGACGCTCGGATTGAAGTTGAGAAAATTATTGGCAGGGGTTCCGGCTTCGTTGCTGTCGAAATCCCCTTTACCCCAAGAGCAAAGCGGGTTCTGGAGCTATCCCTAGAAGAAGCTCGCCAGCTAGGCCATAACTACATTGGTACAGAACATCTGCTACTTGGGCTAATACGGGAGGGAGAAGGCGTAGCGGCTAGGGTTTTGGAAAACCTAGGAGTAGACCTGTCTAAAGTCAGAACCCAAGTTATCCGAATGTTGGGTGAAACGGCGGAAGTAACAGCAGGAGCATCTCAAGGTCGTACAAAGACTCCTACTCTCGATGAGTTTGGCTCGAACCTAACCCAGATGGCTAGTGAAGGCAAGCTAGATCCAGTAGTAGGACGGGAAAAGGAAATAGAACGGGTAATCCAGATATTGGGACGCCGTACCAAGAATAACCCAGTATTGATCGGAGAACCAGGGGTAGGAAAAACGGCGATCGCAGAAGGCTTAGCCCAACGAATCGCTAACAATGATGTTCCAGACATTTTGGAAGAAAAGCGAGTCGTTACCCTCGATATTGGCTTACTGGTCGCTGGAACCAAATACCGGGGTGAGTTTGAAGAACGCCTGAAAAAAATTATGGATGAAATTCGTCAGGCATCTAACGTAATCCTGGTGATTGACGAGGTTCATACCCTGATTGGTGCAGGTGCAGCTGAAGGCGCAATTGATGCGGCAAATATCCTCAAACCAGCCTTAGCAAGAGGAGAATTGCAGTGCATTGGAGCGACAACTTTGGATGAGTACCGCAAACACATTGAGCGGGATGCAGCCTTAGAACGTCGTTTTCAACCAGTAATGGTCGGTGAACCATCAGTAGAAGAAACTATTGAGATTCTATACGGCTTGCGGGAGCGCTACGAGCAACACCACAAATTGAAAATTTCCGATGAGGCTCTCGAAGCAGCAGCAAACCTCTCAGACCGTTATATTTCCGACCGTTACCTGCCAGATAAGGCCATTGACCTGATCGATGAAGCAGGAAGCCGAGTGCGTTTGATTAACTCCCAGTTGCCCCCAGCAGCAAAAGAGCTAGATAAAGAACTGCGTCAGGTCCTAAAAGAAAAAGATGATGCGGTACGCTCCCAGGACTTTGATCGAGCTGGGGAACTACGCGATCGCGAAATGGAAATAAAGGCGGAAATTCGCTCAATTGCCCAAAGCAAGAAGAACGAATCTCGGGGTACTGATGAAAGCCCAGTTGTAGATGAAGAGGACATTGCTCACATTGTTGCCTCTTGGACTGGTGTGCCGGTACAAAAACTGACTGAATCAGAGTCAGAGAAACTACTGCACATGGAAGATACCCTGCATCAACGCCTGATTGGTCAGGAAGATGCGGTTAAAGCCGTTTCCCGAGCAATTCGTCGAGCAAGGGTAGGCTTAAAGAATCCCAACCGTCCTATTGCAAGTTTTGTCTTCTCTGGACCTACAGGGGTCGGTAAGACAGAATTAGCTAAGTCATTGGCAGCTTACTTCTTCGGGTCTGAAGAAGCCATGGTGCGCCTAGATATGTCCGAATACATGGAGCGCCATACCGTTAGTAAGTTGGTAGGTTCGCCTCCTGGATATGTGGGCTACAACGAAGGTGGTCAACTAACTGAGGCAGTGCGACGTCGTCCTTACACAGTAGTGCTGTTCGATGAGATTGAAAAGGCACACCCAGATGTGTTCAATATGCTGCTGCAAATCCTAGAGGATGGCAGGTTGACTGACTCCAAGGGTCGGACGGTAGACTTTAAAAACACCCTGCTGATCATGACCTCGAATATCGGTTCCAAGGTTATAGAAAAGGGTGGCGGACAACTGGGCTTCGAGTTCAGCGATAATCAAGCGGAATCCCAATATAATCGAATTCGGAATCTAGTGAACGAAGAACTTAAACAGTACTTCCGCCCAGAGTTCCTGAATCGTTTAGATGAGATTATCGTCTTCCGTCAGTTGACCAAAGAAGAAGTCAAGGACATTGCCAAGATTCTGTTAAAAGAAGTGTTTGGTCGTCTGTACGAACAAGGCATTACTCTAGAAGTCAGCGAGAAGTTCAAAGACCGTTTGATCGAAGAGGGTTACAACCCCAGCTACGGTGCCAGACCATTACGCCGAGCCATCATGCGGTTGTTGGAGGATGTGCTGGCAGAAGAAATTCTCTCCAGTCGCATTAAGGAAGGAGATATTGCCTATGTTGATGTCAATGAAGAGGGTAAGGTACAAGTCAGTCGTAAGGAAAACCGAGAGCTTTTGCCTCAAGGAGTTGAGTAA
- a CDS encoding DUF751 family protein: MEDFFKNVSRYPRYLISITLGIFYSVFLLVKPLLNRPLTAIALIGIAVGVSLFLVFTLRGMLGFSPV, from the coding sequence ATGGAAGACTTTTTTAAAAATGTATCTCGTTACCCACGCTACCTAATCAGTATTACTCTAGGAATATTCTATTCCGTGTTTTTGCTGGTAAAACCACTACTGAACCGCCCCCTAACTGCGATCGCATTAATTGGCATAGCCGTGGGAGTTTCTCTATTCTTGGTTTTCACCCTACGTGGGATGCTCGGCTTCAGTCCCGTTTAG
- the hemJ gene encoding protoporphyrinogen oxidase HemJ, translating to MAYFWFKAFHFIGVVVWFAGLFYLVRLFVYHAEASQEPEPAQTILKNQYEIMEKRLYHIITTPGMVVTVAMAIGLLVTEPEVLKQGWLHIKLAFVALLLVYHFYCGRIMRRLAANECSWTGQQFRALNEAPTVLLMVIVLLAVFKNSLPTDITSWLIVAMIIVMAASIQLYAKKRKRDKEKSLATTSQAEPQL from the coding sequence ATGGCTTATTTCTGGTTCAAGGCGTTTCACTTCATTGGTGTAGTGGTTTGGTTTGCCGGTCTGTTTTATCTGGTGCGTCTGTTTGTCTATCATGCAGAGGCTTCACAAGAGCCGGAACCTGCCCAAACCATTCTCAAAAATCAGTATGAGATTATGGAAAAACGTCTCTACCACATAATTACTACCCCAGGTATGGTGGTAACCGTAGCGATGGCAATTGGTTTACTGGTAACAGAACCAGAAGTGCTCAAGCAAGGTTGGTTACATATCAAGCTGGCTTTTGTAGCCCTTTTACTGGTCTATCATTTCTATTGCGGTAGGATTATGCGACGGCTGGCTGCCAATGAATGCAGTTGGACTGGTCAGCAGTTCCGTGCTCTCAACGAGGCACCTACTGTCTTGCTGATGGTAATTGTTTTACTGGCAGTGTTTAAGAACAGTTTGCCTACAGATATTACGTCTTGGTTAATTGTTGCGATGATTATAGTAATGGCTGCCTCAATTCAGCTGTATGCCAAAAAGCGGAAGCGGGACAAAGAGAAAAGCTTGGCTACCACGTCCCAAGCAGAGCCTCAGCTTTGA
- the cdaA gene encoding diadenylate cyclase CdaA, which translates to MPPLPGPGTDHSWAQSLLLHSIDVGLVLALTYLVLLIIGERRTLWMVRGLIVLMLAAAVSNRLGLTLLSFVLEKLVVGSAVAMAVIFQSEFRRFLEQLGRGEIVQLFQGQRRPTPKPDSVINEIVDAVKELSQNRVGALITLETNGPIDERDVSVPGVQLNAEISKELLQTIFQTTTLLHDGAVLIRGSRVVAAGVILPLSERTASRKLGTRHRAAMGITERVENCLCIVVSEETGSISLAEKGGLYRPLTSTKLKQLLEERFSPVVDREVVAPGLRNLGRQFKSQGRVLVSRFLRLPSSTSQEKK; encoded by the coding sequence ATGCCTCCGTTGCCGGGTCCTGGTACTGACCATAGCTGGGCTCAGTCATTGTTGCTTCACAGCATCGATGTTGGGTTGGTTCTAGCCCTTACTTATCTTGTGCTCCTCATCATTGGGGAGCGACGCACCTTATGGATGGTTCGAGGGCTAATTGTCCTGATGTTAGCCGCAGCAGTAAGTAATAGGTTAGGGTTGACGCTATTGAGTTTTGTGCTAGAAAAGTTGGTGGTTGGCTCAGCTGTGGCAATGGCTGTCATCTTCCAGTCAGAGTTTCGTCGATTTCTTGAACAGTTAGGTCGAGGAGAGATTGTGCAGTTGTTTCAAGGACAACGACGTCCCACTCCTAAGCCTGACAGTGTAATCAATGAAATCGTAGACGCGGTCAAAGAGTTGTCTCAAAATCGAGTTGGCGCTTTGATAACTTTAGAAACCAATGGTCCAATTGATGAGCGGGATGTTTCTGTACCCGGTGTTCAGCTAAATGCTGAAATTTCTAAAGAACTACTGCAAACCATTTTCCAAACAACTACGTTGTTACACGATGGAGCTGTATTAATTCGTGGCTCTCGGGTTGTGGCTGCGGGGGTGATTTTGCCTCTTTCTGAGCGCACAGCCTCTCGGAAGCTGGGTACCCGCCATCGGGCTGCAATGGGAATTACAGAACGTGTCGAAAATTGCCTTTGTATTGTTGTATCTGAAGAGACGGGTTCAATTTCTTTGGCGGAAAAAGGAGGATTGTACCGACCACTAACTAGCACGAAACTCAAACAATTGCTAGAGGAACGATTTTCTCCAGTCGTGGATCGTGAGGTAGTTGCTCCAGGTCTACGCAACCTAGGTCGCCAATTCAAGTCCCAGGGACGGGTGCTAGTTTCACGTTTCCTCCGTCTTCCATCATCAACGTCTCAAGAGAAAAAATAA
- a CDS encoding PilZ domain-containing protein, whose product MTNTHLLKDRRKFPRHITLLNYQIEGLISEQNDLVVNLSRGGGKIYINKPLKTGEHKKIKFCLPGISYTATSMVKIAWQREIALDSPAKYEAGLTFLDISPVKLNTLLERKQLIFSNHFQFKVLLKTFAAAACIVSALAQLASSQTVAPGTILSILLEGLNDRISWVASQNLTDEARFSWQQSPRQHPIGFHFNQSLVSVDDLESAPEPITMASLVLLGATFLIPCRDLD is encoded by the coding sequence TTGACTAACACTCATCTACTTAAAGATCGGAGGAAATTTCCACGTCATATAACTTTACTAAATTATCAGATAGAAGGACTGATTTCCGAACAAAATGATTTAGTAGTTAATCTGAGTCGAGGCGGTGGCAAAATTTACATTAACAAACCATTAAAAACTGGGGAACATAAAAAAATTAAGTTCTGCTTACCAGGCATAAGTTACACAGCTACTTCTATGGTTAAAATTGCCTGGCAAAGGGAAATTGCTTTAGATTCACCAGCTAAATATGAAGCAGGATTGACGTTTTTAGATATCTCACCAGTCAAGCTTAATACACTATTAGAACGGAAACAACTTATCTTCAGCAATCACTTTCAGTTCAAAGTATTACTGAAAACGTTTGCTGCTGCTGCCTGTATAGTTTCTGCACTTGCTCAGTTAGCTAGTAGTCAAACCGTTGCACCAGGAACTATTCTCAGTATTTTGCTGGAGGGTCTTAATGATCGTATCTCTTGGGTAGCAAGTCAAAATCTCACTGATGAAGCTAGGTTCAGCTGGCAGCAATCTCCTAGGCAGCATCCGATTGGATTTCACTTTAATCAGTCTTTAGTGAGTGTTGATGATTTAGAGTCTGCTCCTGAGCCAATAACGATGGCTAGTTTGGTCTTATTAGGTGCTACATTTCTGATCCCATGTCGTGACCTAGACTAG
- the rbfA gene encoding 30S ribosome-binding factor RbfA, whose amino-acid sequence MTTNRRVFRVSSLIQQEVSQMLLNDIKDDRVGSGMVSITNVDVSGDLQHAKIYVSIYGTDEARSKTMAGLKSATGYVRRELGRRIRLRRTPEVMFIEDRGLEGGDQMLNLLNQLSQERQSKQLEDDISGAQA is encoded by the coding sequence ATGACTACAAATCGCCGTGTTTTTCGGGTTTCCTCCCTAATTCAGCAGGAGGTTAGTCAAATGTTGCTTAACGATATCAAAGATGACCGGGTCGGTAGTGGGATGGTTAGCATCACCAACGTTGATGTCTCTGGCGACTTGCAGCACGCTAAGATCTATGTCAGTATCTATGGCACTGATGAGGCAAGATCTAAAACAATGGCTGGATTAAAATCAGCTACAGGTTATGTGCGCCGAGAACTAGGTCGGCGGATTCGCCTGCGCCGCACACCAGAGGTGATGTTTATTGAAGACCGTGGTCTCGAAGGAGGCGATCAGATGCTGAACTTACTGAATCAGCTTTCTCAAGAACGCCAGAGCAAGCAACTCGAAGACGATATTTCTGGAGCACAAGCTTGA